One stretch of Microbacterium terrae DNA includes these proteins:
- a CDS encoding threonine/serine exporter family protein, which produces MAARRRKLFSSLSGLVHSGDGGLTETQALPVIDDAVAVRVLELAVRIGETMLVTGAAASEVTLTIVRVAAVYGLEPVQVDVTYNSITAAYYRSGAPRPITLLRVVKGAAPDHEKLQGVQALVAAITDGLDLDAAVARYRVLRRTPFRYRPTVVVLAQALLAVGVAVMFGSSWLVTALAFVAAALAALTQLGLARARVPFFFSQIAGAFVLTLVAAMAPLLAYVGITDAATLRPSVIVASGIVLMLAGLTVVGAAQDAIDGFALTAGGRILELTTHTLGVVLGILAGLETARVIGLRVDAPDDALPLGPVPLQLVGAALIAIAVAVYNGAGLRIVLVSILLSLVAWVGYLGASTLGFEAAAASGLGAFIGSFVGIVLAYRLHVPSIAITTAAILPMVPGAAVFRGLLTVVESGDSATQLLLGFGTLVSAAIVGVSLAVGASLGIYLGQPVRASLYSVARSRARQRG; this is translated from the coding sequence ATGGCAGCACGACGCCGGAAGCTGTTCAGCTCGTTGAGCGGCCTGGTCCACTCCGGCGACGGCGGCCTCACCGAGACCCAGGCGCTGCCGGTGATCGATGACGCCGTGGCCGTGCGCGTGCTCGAGCTCGCGGTGCGCATCGGCGAGACGATGCTCGTGACCGGCGCGGCTGCGAGCGAGGTGACGCTCACGATCGTGCGGGTGGCGGCGGTGTACGGGCTCGAGCCGGTGCAGGTCGACGTCACCTACAACTCGATCACCGCCGCGTACTACCGCAGCGGCGCGCCGAGACCCATCACCCTGCTGCGCGTCGTGAAGGGCGCCGCACCCGATCACGAGAAGCTCCAGGGTGTGCAGGCGCTCGTCGCCGCGATCACGGACGGACTCGACCTCGATGCTGCGGTCGCGCGGTATCGCGTACTGCGGCGCACACCGTTCCGCTATCGCCCGACGGTGGTCGTGCTCGCCCAGGCACTGCTCGCCGTCGGTGTCGCGGTGATGTTCGGGAGCAGCTGGCTCGTCACGGCACTGGCCTTCGTGGCGGCCGCCCTCGCCGCCCTCACGCAGCTCGGGCTCGCACGCGCCCGCGTGCCGTTCTTTTTCAGCCAGATCGCGGGCGCCTTCGTGCTGACCCTCGTCGCCGCGATGGCGCCGCTGCTCGCGTACGTCGGGATCACGGATGCCGCCACCCTGCGCCCGTCGGTGATCGTCGCCTCGGGCATCGTGCTCATGCTCGCCGGCCTCACCGTGGTCGGCGCGGCGCAGGACGCCATCGACGGCTTCGCGCTCACTGCGGGCGGACGCATCCTCGAGCTCACCACCCACACGCTCGGCGTCGTGCTCGGCATCCTCGCCGGGCTCGAGACGGCGCGCGTGATCGGCCTGCGCGTCGACGCCCCCGACGACGCTCTGCCGCTCGGCCCGGTGCCGCTGCAGCTCGTCGGCGCTGCGCTCATCGCGATCGCCGTCGCTGTCTACAACGGAGCGGGTCTGCGGATCGTGCTCGTGAGCATCCTGCTGAGCCTCGTGGCGTGGGTCGGGTATCTCGGCGCCTCCACCCTCGGCTTCGAAGCCGCTGCGGCGAGCGGTCTCGGCGCGTTCATCGGCAGCTTCGTCGGAATCGTGCTCGCCTACCGCCTGCACGTGCCGTCGATCGCGATCACGACGGCGGCGATCCTTCCCATGGTGCCGGGCGCCGCCGTCTTCCGCGGTCTCCTCACGGTGGTCGAGTCCGGTGACAGCGCGACACAGCTGCTGCTGGGGTTCGGGACCCTCGTGAGCGCCGCGATCGTCGGCGTGAGCCTCGCCGTCGGCGCGTCGCTCGGCATCTATCTCGGGCAGCCGGTGCGCGCGTCGCTGTACAGCGTGGCCCGCTCCCGCGCGCGCCAGCGAGGATGA
- a CDS encoding aspartate kinase, which translates to MALIVQKYGGSSVADAESIKRVAKRIVANRRAGHDVVVAVSAMGDTTDELLDLAGQVAPIPAPRELDMLLSSGERISMALLAMAIHSMGFEARSFTGSQAGMITDATHGAARIVDVTPVRLREALDDGAIVIVAGFQGFNRDTRDITTLGRGGSDTTAVALAAALEADVCEIYSDVDGIYTADPRVVPKARKLGTVSSEEMLELAANGAKVLYIRAVEYARRHGVLIHSRSTFSSGVGTYVLGPGMSVPDGQQGENMEEPIVAGVATDLGQAKITVIGVPDVPGKAAEIFKVVAKSGANVDMIVQNVSAAATGRTDISFTLPKTDAATALKALAGDQADIGFESLVHDDQIGKLSVVGAGMRTHSGVSATLFEALSVAGINIEMISTSEIRISVVVRGDDLAAAARVVHTAYGLDGDDDAVVHAGTGR; encoded by the coding sequence GTGGCGCTGATCGTCCAGAAGTACGGCGGGTCGTCCGTCGCCGATGCCGAGAGCATCAAGCGCGTCGCCAAGCGCATCGTCGCCAACCGTCGTGCCGGGCACGACGTGGTGGTCGCGGTCAGCGCGATGGGCGACACGACCGACGAGCTGCTCGACCTCGCCGGCCAGGTCGCTCCGATCCCGGCGCCCCGCGAGCTCGACATGCTGCTCTCGAGCGGTGAGCGCATCTCGATGGCGCTGCTCGCGATGGCCATCCACTCGATGGGCTTCGAGGCGCGCTCGTTCACCGGCAGCCAGGCGGGCATGATCACGGATGCCACGCACGGCGCTGCCCGCATCGTCGACGTGACGCCGGTGCGGCTGCGCGAGGCGCTCGATGACGGCGCGATCGTCATCGTCGCCGGCTTCCAGGGGTTCAACCGCGACACGCGCGACATCACCACGCTCGGTCGCGGCGGCTCCGACACCACCGCCGTCGCGCTCGCCGCCGCGCTCGAGGCAGACGTATGCGAGATCTACAGCGACGTCGACGGCATCTACACCGCAGACCCGCGCGTCGTGCCGAAGGCCCGCAAGCTCGGCACCGTCTCGTCGGAGGAGATGCTCGAACTCGCCGCCAACGGAGCCAAGGTGCTCTACATCCGCGCGGTCGAGTACGCGCGGCGCCACGGCGTGCTGATCCACTCGCGCTCGACGTTCTCGTCGGGTGTCGGAACCTACGTGCTCGGCCCGGGGATGAGCGTCCCCGACGGCCAACAGGGAGAGAACATGGAAGAGCCCATCGTCGCCGGCGTGGCCACCGACCTCGGCCAGGCGAAGATCACCGTCATCGGCGTGCCGGATGTCCCCGGCAAGGCAGCCGAGATCTTCAAGGTCGTCGCGAAGTCGGGTGCGAACGTCGACATGATCGTGCAGAACGTGTCGGCGGCCGCCACGGGCCGCACCGACATCTCGTTCACGCTTCCGAAGACGGATGCCGCGACCGCGCTCAAGGCGCTCGCCGGAGACCAGGCCGACATCGGGTTCGAGAGCCTCGTGCACGACGACCAGATCGGCAAGCTCTCGGTCGTCGGCGCCGGCATGCGCACCCACTCGGGCGTCTCCGCGACGCTGTTCGAGGCGCTTTCGGTGGCGGGCATCAACATCGAGATGATCTCGACCTCCGAGATCCGCATCTCCGTGGTCGTGCGCGGCGACGACCTGGCCGCGGCGGCACGGGTCGTGCACACCGCCTACGGGCTCGACGGCGACGACGACGCCGTGGTGCACGCCGGCACCGGCCGCTGA
- a CDS encoding DNA polymerase III subunit gamma and tau codes for MTTALYRRYRPESFAEMIGQSQVTEPLMTALRGDRVGHAYLFSGPRGCGKTTSARILARCLNCAQGPTDTPCGTCDSCVELGRGGGGSLDVVEIDAASHNGVDDARDLRERAVFAPARDRFKIFILDEAHMVTPQGFNALLKLVEEPPEHVKFIFATTEPEKVIGTIRSRTHHYPFRLVPPGAMLEYVEQLCGQEGVEVEQGVLPLVVRAGGGSPRDTLSLLDQLIAGSEEGAVRYERAVALLGYTHAELLDEVVGAFAGDDAAAAFAAIDRVVQTGQDPRRFVDDLLERLRDLIVVAATGAQASAVLRGVSSDDLARMQAQASAIGAARLSRIADIVIATLDDMTGATSPRLQLELMVARVLARGAGGAAAVQAPVTAAAAVPAPAAAPAPAAPAAAPAATPVVGAAPVTAPPASAPEVAPARAESAAQPPAAPAAPPAAETSAAAPVAVPAGPVTFETLRAAWPAVLASLETISRSSWMLASGATAAAFADDVLTLTFASQSDVAKFKHLAAGKGPSEDLRQAILGVLGVRVKYIARHDPSRGGSAREGSGAGDAGGGSGASGTPRAASSDASDGPRAAAGAPPTAPSSGAPRAGSPDAPPTVVGSAPAQASPRPSTPAPAGRGPQAPASAERAPARSGDRAAPRASAPAAAAPVTEWAVAAIPSDDDAPPPGPPESTSSPQPFAVDDEPEDAEREAMHARVATVAPPREGDVLPARETASSAAPDDDGDDADEYPDTDAVAGDLAPPTVAPSLAPAVTTRNDGVQRYGEAVVRQVLGATFVREEPHQQPTRFN; via the coding sequence GTGACCACCGCTCTGTACCGCCGCTACCGGCCCGAGTCCTTCGCGGAGATGATCGGGCAGTCCCAGGTCACCGAGCCCCTGATGACGGCGCTGCGCGGCGACCGCGTCGGCCACGCCTACCTCTTCTCGGGTCCGCGCGGCTGCGGCAAGACCACATCGGCGCGCATCCTCGCCCGCTGCCTCAACTGCGCACAGGGGCCGACCGACACTCCGTGCGGCACCTGCGACAGCTGCGTCGAGCTCGGTCGCGGCGGCGGCGGCTCGCTCGACGTCGTCGAGATCGACGCAGCCAGCCACAACGGCGTCGACGATGCGCGCGACCTGCGCGAGCGCGCGGTGTTCGCCCCGGCGCGCGACCGCTTCAAGATCTTCATCCTCGACGAGGCGCACATGGTGACGCCGCAGGGGTTCAACGCGCTCCTCAAGCTCGTCGAAGAGCCGCCCGAGCACGTCAAGTTCATCTTCGCGACGACCGAGCCCGAGAAGGTCATCGGCACGATCCGTTCGCGCACCCACCACTACCCGTTCCGGCTCGTCCCGCCGGGCGCGATGCTCGAGTACGTCGAACAGCTGTGCGGGCAGGAGGGCGTCGAGGTCGAGCAGGGCGTGCTCCCGCTCGTCGTGCGGGCGGGTGGCGGTTCGCCGCGCGACACGCTGTCGCTGCTCGACCAGCTCATCGCGGGCTCCGAAGAGGGTGCCGTGCGCTACGAGCGCGCCGTGGCCCTTCTCGGCTACACGCACGCCGAGCTGCTCGACGAGGTCGTCGGCGCGTTCGCCGGCGATGACGCGGCGGCGGCGTTCGCCGCGATCGACCGCGTGGTGCAGACGGGGCAGGATCCGCGCCGCTTCGTCGACGATCTGCTCGAGCGACTGCGCGACCTCATCGTCGTCGCGGCGACCGGGGCGCAGGCTTCGGCGGTGCTGCGCGGGGTCTCGAGCGATGACCTCGCCCGCATGCAGGCCCAGGCCTCCGCCATCGGCGCCGCCCGGCTCTCGCGCATCGCCGACATCGTGATCGCCACGCTCGACGACATGACCGGCGCCACCTCGCCGCGGCTGCAGCTCGAGCTCATGGTCGCCCGTGTGCTCGCGCGCGGCGCGGGCGGCGCGGCTGCCGTGCAGGCTCCGGTCACGGCTGCCGCGGCCGTACCGGCACCGGCCGCGGCTCCCGCTCCCGCCGCGCCGGCAGCCGCTCCCGCTGCGACTCCGGTCGTCGGCGCAGCGCCCGTCACGGCGCCGCCCGCCTCCGCTCCCGAGGTCGCTCCCGCGCGCGCGGAGTCTGCTGCGCAGCCGCCCGCTGCGCCGGCGGCGCCGCCGGCTGCCGAAACCTCGGCGGCTGCGCCCGTCGCCGTTCCGGCCGGACCCGTCACATTCGAGACGCTGCGGGCGGCATGGCCTGCAGTTCTGGCGAGCCTCGAGACCATCAGCCGCTCGTCGTGGATGCTGGCATCGGGGGCGACGGCAGCCGCGTTCGCCGACGACGTGCTCACGCTGACCTTCGCCAGCCAGTCCGACGTCGCGAAGTTCAAGCACCTCGCCGCGGGCAAGGGGCCGAGCGAAGACCTGCGCCAGGCGATCCTCGGCGTGCTCGGCGTGCGCGTCAAGTACATCGCGCGGCACGACCCGTCGCGTGGCGGCAGCGCACGCGAAGGATCGGGCGCGGGCGATGCGGGCGGTGGTTCCGGGGCCTCCGGCACGCCTCGCGCAGCGTCGTCCGACGCGTCCGACGGTCCACGAGCCGCGGCGGGCGCCCCGCCCACCGCTCCGTCCTCCGGCGCACCCCGCGCCGGATCGCCAGACGCCCCGCCGACTGTCGTCGGCTCCGCGCCTGCGCAGGCCTCGCCGCGGCCCTCGACCCCGGCTCCGGCCGGTCGGGGTCCACAGGCGCCGGCGTCTGCCGAGCGTGCACCGGCTCGTTCCGGTGATCGCGCCGCCCCCCGTGCGTCGGCTCCGGCCGCTGCCGCGCCGGTGACCGAGTGGGCGGTCGCAGCGATCCCGTCCGACGACGACGCACCGCCTCCCGGCCCGCCCGAGTCGACATCGTCGCCGCAGCCGTTCGCCGTCGACGACGAGCCGGAAGACGCCGAGCGCGAGGCGATGCACGCCCGCGTCGCCACGGTCGCCCCGCCCCGCGAGGGCGACGTGCTCCCGGCGCGCGAGACCGCGTCGTCGGCCGCGCCCGACGACGACGGCGATGACGCCGACGAGTACCCCGACACGGATGCGGTCGCCGGCGACCTGGCACCGCCGACCGTCGCACCGTCCCTGGCCCCCGCGGTGACGACCCGCAACGACGGTGTTCAGCGCTACGGCGAAGCCGTGGTGCGGCAGGTGCTCGGCGCCACCTTCGTTCGCGAAGAGCCCCACCAGCAGCCCACCCGGTTCAACTAG
- the thiM gene encoding hydroxyethylthiazole kinase produces MSIGTSENPLSTSGSARAAGPATPGEALDALRAANPLVQCITNAVVTNFTANVLLALGASPAMCDIPGEAGMFAGVAGGVLVNLGTPRSEQRDAAREAVRAGTPWVLDPVAVGALPVRTALAEELLHHRPAIVRGNASEILAVAGLSRGGRGVDATDSPDDAIDAARALALRTGGVVVVTGEVDLVTDGALVARVHGGDVLLTRVTGGGCSLGATIAAFLAVTDPFTAAVTGCAVHSAAAERAASVSRSPGSFAVAFIDALDAVEPADLEGRVVEYPVDRGTDEAGESADDHADLEAAIR; encoded by the coding sequence ATGAGCATCGGCACGTCTGAAAACCCCCTGTCCACCTCCGGTTCCGCGCGGGCAGCCGGCCCGGCGACGCCCGGCGAGGCCCTCGACGCGCTGCGCGCCGCGAACCCCCTGGTGCAGTGCATCACGAACGCGGTGGTGACGAACTTCACCGCCAACGTGCTCCTCGCACTCGGCGCTTCGCCGGCGATGTGCGACATCCCAGGCGAGGCCGGCATGTTCGCCGGTGTCGCCGGGGGCGTGCTCGTGAACCTCGGCACACCCCGTTCCGAGCAGCGCGACGCCGCCCGCGAAGCGGTGCGGGCGGGCACGCCCTGGGTGCTCGACCCGGTCGCCGTCGGTGCTCTGCCGGTGCGCACGGCTCTCGCCGAGGAGCTCCTCCACCATCGCCCAGCGATCGTGCGCGGCAACGCCTCCGAGATCCTCGCCGTCGCCGGGCTCTCGCGCGGCGGGCGCGGCGTCGATGCGACCGACTCCCCCGACGACGCGATCGACGCGGCGCGCGCCCTCGCCCTGCGCACCGGCGGCGTCGTGGTCGTGACCGGGGAGGTCGACCTCGTCACCGACGGCGCGCTGGTCGCCCGCGTGCACGGCGGCGACGTCCTCCTGACGCGCGTCACCGGCGGCGGATGCTCGCTGGGAGCGACGATCGCGGCCTTCCTCGCCGTGACCGATCCGTTCACCGCGGCGGTCACCGGATGCGCCGTGCATTCGGCGGCCGCCGAACGTGCGGCATCCGTCTCGCGCTCCCCCGGTTCGTTCGCGGTCGCGTTCATCGACGCGCTCGATGCGGTCGAGCCGGCGGATCTCGAGGGGCGGGTCGTCGAATACCCGGTGGATCGCGGGACCGACGAGGCCGGCGAGAGCGCCGATGACCACGCGGACCTCGAGGCCGCGATCCGATGA
- the thiE gene encoding thiamine phosphate synthase — protein sequence MTVHDLSLHLVTDERLPFERLVGVVDAAAAGGVGVVQLRAKHVSARELIAQAVALSAVVGGRAALIVDDRLDVVLAARDAGACVDGVHLGQSDVPPETARRLLGAQALIGWTANTPAHLASAAAMPMRTLDYIGVGVIRPTATKADHPEPLGYDGFAALASATPLPCVAIGGVGVADAAPLRSAGAAGLAVVSAVCGAADPEAAARAFRSAWTDAGHSAVSPVSV from the coding sequence ATGACGGTTCACGATCTGTCGCTGCACCTCGTCACCGACGAGCGGCTGCCGTTCGAGCGACTCGTCGGGGTGGTCGACGCCGCCGCAGCCGGAGGCGTGGGAGTCGTGCAGCTCCGCGCGAAGCACGTCTCGGCACGCGAGCTGATCGCGCAGGCGGTCGCCCTGTCGGCCGTCGTCGGCGGTCGGGCGGCGCTCATCGTCGACGACCGGCTCGACGTGGTTCTGGCCGCGCGCGACGCCGGCGCGTGTGTCGACGGCGTGCACCTCGGGCAGAGCGACGTGCCACCGGAGACGGCGCGCCGTCTGCTCGGCGCCCAGGCCCTGATCGGGTGGACGGCGAACACCCCCGCCCACCTGGCTTCCGCGGCGGCGATGCCGATGCGCACGCTCGACTATATCGGTGTCGGGGTCATCCGGCCGACCGCGACGAAGGCCGACCACCCCGAGCCGCTCGGCTACGACGGCTTCGCCGCGCTCGCCTCCGCCACCCCGCTGCCGTGCGTCGCGATCGGCGGAGTCGGGGTCGCCGATGCCGCACCGCTCCGCTCCGCGGGGGCGGCCGGGCTGGCCGTGGTGTCGGCGGTGTGCGGAGCGGCCGACCCCGAAGCCGCCGCCCGCGCGTTCCGTTCGGCATGGACGGATGCCGGGCACAGCGCAGTGTCTCCCGTCAGCGTCTGA
- a CDS encoding aspartate-semialdehyde dehydrogenase: MTRISDSGLSVAVVGATGQVGTVMREILAERNFPIRELRLFATARSAGTAVEFAGETVIIEDVATADPAGIDVALFSAGATGSRAHAPRFAEAGAVVIDNSSAWRMDPDVPLVVSEVNPHAIANPPKGIIANPNCTTMAAMPILKPLDTEAGLERLIVSTYQAVSGSGLAGAQELLGQIEAVVAQPNAIDLVHDGSAVDFPQPEKYVAPIAFDVIPLAGNLVDDGLNETDEEKKLRNESRKILELPDLRVAGTCVRVPVFTGHSLSIHAEFARDITPERAREVLASAPGVVLEEVPTPLQAAGSDPSYVGRIRADQSAPEGKGLVLFISNDNLRKGAALNAVQIAEVVAANLGVSV, encoded by the coding sequence ATGACCCGCATCTCCGATTCAGGACTCTCCGTCGCCGTCGTCGGCGCCACCGGCCAGGTCGGCACGGTCATGCGCGAGATTCTCGCGGAGCGGAACTTCCCGATCCGCGAGCTGCGCCTGTTCGCCACCGCCCGCTCCGCCGGGACCGCCGTCGAGTTCGCCGGCGAGACGGTGATCATCGAGGATGTCGCCACCGCCGATCCTGCCGGCATCGACGTCGCGCTGTTCTCGGCCGGTGCCACAGGCTCGCGCGCGCATGCCCCCCGCTTCGCCGAGGCCGGCGCCGTCGTCATCGACAACTCCAGCGCGTGGCGCATGGACCCCGACGTTCCGCTCGTGGTGAGTGAGGTCAACCCGCACGCGATCGCGAACCCGCCCAAGGGCATCATCGCGAACCCCAACTGCACGACCATGGCGGCGATGCCGATCCTCAAGCCGCTCGACACCGAGGCCGGCCTCGAGAGGCTGATCGTCTCGACGTACCAGGCCGTCTCCGGCTCCGGGCTCGCCGGCGCGCAGGAACTCCTCGGTCAGATCGAGGCAGTCGTCGCCCAGCCGAACGCCATCGACCTCGTGCACGACGGCTCGGCGGTGGACTTCCCGCAGCCCGAGAAGTACGTCGCACCGATCGCGTTCGACGTCATCCCGCTCGCCGGAAACCTCGTCGACGACGGGCTCAACGAGACCGACGAGGAGAAGAAGCTTCGCAACGAGAGCCGCAAGATCCTCGAGCTGCCCGACCTCCGCGTCGCGGGCACCTGCGTGCGCGTGCCCGTCTTCACCGGACACTCCCTGTCGATCCACGCGGAGTTCGCACGCGACATCACGCCCGAGCGGGCCCGCGAGGTGCTCGCATCGGCGCCGGGCGTCGTCCTCGAGGAGGTCCCGACGCCCCTGCAGGCGGCCGGAAGCGACCCGAGCTACGTCGGCCGCATCCGCGCCGACCAGTCCGCGCCCGAGGGCAAGGGGCTCGTGCTCTTCATCTCGAACGACAACCTGCGCAAGGGCGCGGCCCTCAACGCCGTGCAGATCGCCGAGGTCGTCGCGGCGAACCTGGGCGTCAGCGTCTGA
- a CDS encoding malate:quinone oxidoreductase, with the protein MTETPSVPHPDDSDLPDGSVDVLLIGGGVMSATLGTLLQELQPDLKIAVFERLSDVALESSNAWNNAGTGHAALCELNYMPEGSDGSVDPAKAISINEQFQQSRQLWSSLVDAGVLDAPSTFINSTPHMTFVRGEKDVAYLKKRYEALKDEPLFAGIEYSEDSRVINKWTPLLMQKRRAGEPFAATRMPAGTDVDFGALTRQLFENLAANGAEVRTNTEVRRLKRLADGSWRVKYRRTLGRTPGEIRAKFVFVGAGGWALKLLQRSGIPEISGYGVFPIGGQFLKTSNPAIVAQHKAKVYSQASVGAPPMSVPHLDTRVVDGEASLLFGPFATFSPKFLKTGSWFDIVGQVRPGNLGPMLKVAWDNPSLITYLVGELLKNHAKKVDSLRVFMPTAKDEDWELIQAGQRAQVMKKDPEKGGVLQFGTEVVTGADGTIAGLLGASPGASTAVSIMLGLLKTCFPDRIEAWEPRLRELIPSYGETLNPRPEVARESLVETADTLALTA; encoded by the coding sequence GTGACCGAAACGCCCTCCGTGCCCCATCCTGACGACAGCGATCTGCCCGACGGCTCCGTCGATGTGCTGCTCATCGGCGGCGGCGTCATGAGCGCGACGCTCGGAACGCTGCTGCAGGAGCTGCAGCCCGATCTGAAGATCGCCGTGTTCGAGCGTCTCAGCGATGTGGCCCTCGAGAGCTCGAACGCGTGGAACAACGCCGGCACCGGGCACGCAGCCCTCTGCGAGCTGAACTACATGCCCGAAGGTTCGGACGGCTCGGTCGACCCGGCCAAGGCGATCTCGATCAACGAGCAGTTCCAGCAGAGCCGTCAGCTGTGGTCGTCGCTGGTCGATGCGGGGGTGCTCGACGCCCCCTCGACGTTCATCAACTCGACGCCGCACATGACCTTCGTCCGCGGCGAGAAGGATGTCGCGTACCTCAAGAAGCGCTACGAAGCGCTCAAGGACGAGCCCCTGTTCGCCGGCATCGAGTACAGCGAGGACTCGCGCGTCATCAACAAGTGGACGCCGCTGCTCATGCAGAAGCGCCGCGCCGGCGAGCCGTTCGCGGCGACGCGGATGCCGGCAGGCACGGACGTCGACTTCGGTGCGCTCACCCGTCAGCTGTTCGAGAACCTGGCGGCGAACGGCGCCGAGGTTCGCACGAACACCGAGGTGCGCCGCCTCAAGCGTCTCGCCGACGGATCGTGGCGCGTGAAGTACCGCCGCACGCTCGGGCGCACCCCGGGCGAGATCCGTGCGAAGTTCGTCTTCGTCGGAGCCGGCGGCTGGGCGCTGAAGCTGCTCCAGCGCTCGGGCATCCCCGAGATCTCGGGCTACGGTGTCTTCCCGATCGGCGGGCAGTTCCTCAAGACGAGCAACCCCGCGATCGTCGCGCAGCACAAGGCGAAGGTGTACTCGCAGGCTTCGGTCGGCGCGCCGCCGATGTCGGTTCCGCACCTCGACACCCGCGTCGTCGACGGCGAGGCGTCGCTGCTGTTCGGTCCGTTCGCGACGTTCAGCCCCAAGTTCCTCAAGACCGGCTCGTGGTTCGACATCGTCGGCCAGGTGCGCCCGGGCAATCTGGGTCCGATGCTCAAGGTGGCGTGGGACAACCCCAGCCTCATCACCTACCTCGTCGGCGAGCTGCTCAAGAACCACGCCAAGAAGGTCGACAGCCTCCGCGTCTTCATGCCCACCGCGAAGGACGAGGACTGGGAGCTCATCCAGGCCGGTCAGCGCGCGCAGGTCATGAAGAAGGATCCCGAGAAGGGCGGCGTGCTGCAGTTCGGCACGGAGGTCGTCACCGGCGCCGACGGCACGATCGCGGGCCTGCTCGGCGCATCGCCCGGCGCCTCGACCGCGGTGTCGATCATGCTCGGGCTGCTGAAGACCTGCTTCCCCGACCGAATCGAGGCGTGGGAGCCGCGCCTGCGCGAGCTGATCCCGAGCTACGGCGAGACGCTCAACCCACGGCCTGAGGTCGCGCGCGAGTCGCTCGTCGAGACCGCGGACACCCTCGCGCTCACCGCCTGA
- a CDS encoding DMT family transporter, with product MNDAQRFDARAWVLFAIMAVLWGVPYLFISIAVESYSPAAVVAGRTLLGALLLLPFALRQRALRPAFAKIGWVLLFGAIEMAGPFLLLGHAEQTLPSGLTGLLVATVPLFAAIIAFGGGDRSVLSPARIIGLCVGFAGVFVIVAGPGLAVPGGGGLLAVGEVLLVAVLYSIAPFVIATKLRDVPSLGTITLALFAVGLFYTPIAFLTQHEVPTVPSTVALVALAVLCTALAFIVFFALIARVGPVRAPLFTYVNPVVAIALGAIVLGEALTTGLLIGFPLVILGCWLAATGGRFRVPRGDLVAELPADTQR from the coding sequence ATGAACGACGCACAGCGCTTCGACGCCCGTGCCTGGGTTCTCTTCGCGATCATGGCGGTCCTATGGGGCGTGCCGTACCTGTTCATCAGCATCGCCGTCGAGTCGTACTCCCCGGCAGCCGTCGTCGCCGGGCGCACCCTGCTCGGCGCGCTCCTGCTCCTTCCGTTCGCGCTGCGGCAGCGGGCGCTTCGCCCCGCGTTCGCGAAGATCGGGTGGGTGCTGCTGTTCGGGGCGATCGAGATGGCCGGGCCCTTCCTCCTGCTGGGCCACGCCGAGCAGACGCTCCCCTCGGGCCTCACCGGACTCCTCGTCGCGACCGTGCCGCTGTTCGCGGCGATCATCGCGTTCGGCGGAGGCGACCGCAGCGTTCTCAGCCCCGCCCGCATCATCGGGCTGTGCGTCGGCTTCGCCGGCGTCTTCGTCATCGTGGCCGGGCCGGGCCTCGCGGTGCCCGGCGGGGGCGGACTCCTCGCCGTCGGCGAGGTGCTCCTGGTCGCCGTCCTGTACTCGATCGCACCGTTCGTGATCGCCACGAAGCTCCGCGACGTGCCGTCGCTCGGCACCATCACCCTCGCGCTCTTCGCGGTCGGGCTGTTCTACACGCCGATCGCCTTCCTCACCCAGCACGAGGTGCCGACCGTGCCGAGCACTGTCGCGTTGGTCGCACTCGCAGTGCTCTGCACCGCGCTCGCGTTCATCGTCTTCTTCGCCCTCATCGCCCGGGTCGGTCCGGTCCGGGCACCGCTGTTCACCTACGTCAACCCGGTCGTCGCGATCGCGCTCGGGGCGATCGTGCTGGGAGAGGCGCTCACGACGGGCCTGCTGATCGGATTTCCGCTCGTGATCCTCGGGTGCTGGCTGGCAGCCACCGGCGGCAGGTTCCGGGTGCCGCGCGGCGACCTCGTCGCCGAGCTTCCGGCAGACACCCAGCGCTGA
- the recR gene encoding recombination mediator RecR — protein sequence MYDGIVQDLIDEFGRLPGIGPKSAQRITFHILQSPNFDVSHLAELLAVVREKVRFCEVCGNVSEQERCSICRDPRRNVSLICVVEDAKDVAAIERTREFRGLYHVLGGAISPIAGVGPDDLRITQLMQRLADGTVQEVILATNPNLEGEATATYLSRLLHSLEISVTRLASGLPVGGDLEYADEVTLGRAFEGRRSI from the coding sequence ATGTACGACGGCATCGTCCAAGACCTCATCGACGAATTCGGCCGCCTCCCCGGCATCGGCCCGAAATCCGCACAGCGGATCACATTCCACATCCTGCAGTCGCCGAACTTCGACGTCTCGCACCTCGCCGAACTCCTCGCCGTCGTGCGCGAGAAGGTGCGCTTCTGCGAGGTGTGCGGCAACGTCTCGGAGCAGGAGCGCTGCAGCATCTGCCGCGACCCGCGTCGCAACGTCTCGCTGATCTGCGTGGTCGAAGACGCCAAAGACGTCGCGGCCATCGAGCGCACGCGCGAGTTCCGCGGGCTCTACCACGTGCTCGGCGGCGCGATCAGCCCGATCGCCGGCGTCGGACCCGACGATCTGCGCATCACGCAACTCATGCAGCGACTCGCCGACGGCACCGTGCAGGAGGTCATCCTCGCCACGAACCCCAACCTCGAAGGCGAGGCCACGGCGACCTACCTCAGCCGGCTGCTCCACTCGCTCGAGATCTCGGTGACGCGTCTCGCCTCCGGGCTCCCCGTGGGCGGCGACCTGGAGTACGCCGACGAGGTCACCCTCGGACGCGCGTTCGAGGGCCGCCGCTCGATCTGA